GCTCCGAGGGCAACGCCGGAAGCACAAAGATTTTGCCGTCGCCCATCCGTCCCGTGCGGGCCACTTCCACGATCTTCCGCAGAATCTCTTCCACGCGGCTGTCTTCCACCCAGAGGTTGATCTCCACCTTGGGCAGAAACGCCAGCGAGTATTCGCTCCCCTGATACTGGTCGAGATAATTCTTCTG
Above is a genomic segment from Pirellulales bacterium containing:
- a CDS encoding P-II family nitrogen regulator; the encoded protein is MKQIVAIVKPFLAEKVLDGLKRAPLEAVSVREVKGYGRQKNYLDQYQGSEYSLAFLPKVEINLWVEDSRVEEILRKIVEVARTGRMGDGKIFVLPALPSERVIDL